A window of the Podospora bellae-mahoneyi strain CBS 112042 chromosome 6, whole genome shotgun sequence genome harbors these coding sequences:
- the SCS7 gene encoding fatty acid alpha-hydroxylase (BUSCO:EOG09263KDI; EggNog:ENOG503NV5W; COG:Q): MPGRTLPTFTLAEVESHNTKKSCYVTVGKNVYDVTDFVDAHPGGGDLVLDYAGKDITDILKDEASHAHSEAAYEVLDDSLVGFLEDASNGASANGKAKANGQANGTYVHPRTGMSCEEDLSKDTDITSDYKTHKFLDLSRPLFPQVWFGGFSKEFYLDQVHRPRHYKGGASAPLFGNFLEPLSKTPWWLIPVFWLPPVTYGLYLASSGLTAVGEVACFIGGLGFWSIAEYTLHRFLFHLDEWLPDNRVGITLHFTLHGIHHYLPMDKYRLVMPPALFAVLATPFWKLAHTIFYWDWNVATAVYCGGIFGYICYDLTHYFLHHQNLPLWYKQLKKLHLEHHFLDYENGFGVTSPFWDKVFGTELRGAKPGKKSN, from the exons ATGCCCGGTCGAACACTACCGACCTTTACCCTCGCCGAGGTCGAGTCGCACAATACCAAAAAGTCGTGCTACGTAACGGTCGGGAAGAATGTCTACGATGTGACTGACTTTGTCGACGCCCACCCGGGAGGCGGTGACCTGGTCCTCGACTACGCTGGCAAGGACATCACCGATATCCTCAAAGACGAGGCGTCACATGCGCACTCCGAGGCGGCATACGAGGTTCTCGACGACTCTCTGGTTGGGTTTCTGGAGGATGCCTCCAACGGCGCGAGCGCAAACGGCAAGGCAAAGGCGAATGGACAGGCCAACGGCACCTATGTGCATCCCCGAACGGGTATGTCCTGTGAGGAGGATCTTAGCAAGGATACCGACATTACCAGTGACTACAAGACACACAAGTTCTTGGACCTGAGCAGACCACTTTTTCCCCAAGTGTGGTTCGGTGGCTTCAGCAAGGAGTTTTACCTCGACCAGGTCCATAGACCACGCCACTACAAGGGCGGTGCTTCTGCGCCACTCTTTGGCAACTTCCTTGAGCCTCTGAGCAAGACGCCTTGGTGGTTGATTCCTGTGTTCTGGCTTCCGCCTGTTACTTATGGCCTCTACCTTGCCAGCAGCGGGCTGACTgctgtgggagaggtggcctGTTTCATTGGAGGCCTGGGTTTCTGGTCCATCGCCGAGTACACTCTGCACAGATTCTTGTTTCATCTTGATGA ATGGCTGCCCGACAATCGTGTCGGCATCACCCTGCATTTTACCCTCCATGGCATTCACCACTACCTGCCCATGGACAAGTACCGGCTGGTCATGCCCCCGGCACTTTTCGCCGTGCTTGCTACTCCCTTCTGGAAGTTGGCACACACCATCTTCTACTGGGATTGGAACGTGGCTACTGCGGTCTATTGCGGTGGCATCTTCGGGTACATCTGCTACGACTTGACGCACTACTTCCTGCACCACCAGAACCTTCCTCTCTGGTACAAGCAGCTGAAGAAGTTGCACTTGGAGCACCACTTCCTTGACTACGAGAACGGCTTCGGCGTCACCAGCCCCTTCTGGGACAAGGTCTTTGGCACCGAGCTCAGGGGCGCCAAGCCCGGCAAGAAGAGCAACTGA
- the rsd1 gene encoding Phosphatidylinositol-3-phosphatase SAC1 (EggNog:ENOG503NV0X; COG:A) codes for MSGLDVEALLDSTASTIKEQQNTKSTANGDSPQDGSHSERRENDRDRDGGKDREPRDRKRRDRDRSAGRHRASSSGRDTPRSDAGSHKSRRRSRSRDSNRRDSRRHRDGDYYRGSRRGGRSRSRSPNRYYRPHGDDRRDRDRPRDDDRRRHRDDDRRGGRTSTPRDSPPPLTEDERDRRTVFVQQLAARLRTKELKEFFEKVGPVAEAQIVKDRVSNRSKGVGYVEFKNEDSVQAALQLTGQKLLGIPVIVQLTEAEKNRQVRNPDATGNHPNSIPFHRLYVGNIHFSITEQDLQNVFEPFGELEFVQLQKDDTGRSRGYGFVQFRDATQAREALEKMNGFDLAGRPIRVGLGNDKFTPESTANLLQRFQGQNQQFQGSSFSGAGGRGPPTSNFDRAGARDNEKGTGASALDDTDVAGVNFNNYSRDALMRKLARTDEPISAPSDRQVAKPKTEIKPNLGINVNMASRCVVLRNMFDPAEQEGEDWAKELEEEVRQEAEEKYGHVVHISLDPNSPGDIYLKFDKVQGGENAIKGLNGRYFDGRMITAAPVVDAVYSSLFSRVKAI; via the exons ATGTCGGGCCTTGACGTAGAGGCACTGCTCGACTCGACTGCCTCCACCATCAAGGAGCAGCAGAACACCAAATCCACGGCCAATGGCGACTCCCCGCAGGACGGCAGCCACAGCGAACGCCGAGAAAACGATCGGGACCGCGATGGCGGCAAAGATAGGGAACCCCGCGATAGGAAGCGCAGAGATCGTGACCGTAGTGCCGGCCGCCATCGCGCTTCGTCCAGCGGCAGAGACACTCCCAGAAGCGACGCTGGCAGCCATAAGAGTAGGCGCCGTAGCCGAAGCCGTGATTCGAACCGCCGAGACTCACGTCGTCACAGAGATGGCGACTACTATCGCGGAAGCCGCCGTGGTggccgctcccgctcccgctcccccaACCGCTACTACCGACCTCATGGAGACGACCGCCGCGACCGCGATCGCCCCAGAGACGATGACCGTCGTCGCCATCGTGATGATGACAGGCGCGGTGGCCGGACCAGCACTCCCCGCGactcgccccctcccctcaccgAGGACGAGCGCGATCGTCGCACCGTTTTTGTTCAACAGCTCGCTGCCCGTCTCCGCACCAAGGAATTGAAGGAGTTTTTCGAGAAGGTTGGCCCCGTTGCTGAAGCACAGATTGTGAAGGACCGTGTGAGCAACCGCTCGAAGGG AGTTGGTTATGTCGAGTTTAAGAACGAAGATTCCGTTCAGGCCGCGTTGCAGCTTACAGGTCAAAAGCTCCTAGGTATTCCCGTCATCGTGCAGCTCACCGAAGCTGAGAAGAACCGACAAGTCCGCAACCCGGATGCCACCGGCAACCACCCCAACTCCATCCCTTTCCATCGTCTCTATGTTGGCAATATCCACTTCAGCATCACCGAGCAGGATTTGCAGAATGTATTCGAGCCCTTTGGCGAACTCGAATTCGTCCAGTTGCAGAAAGACGACACTGGAAGGAGTCGAGGCTATGGATTTGTTCA ATTCCGCGATGCTACTCAGGCCCGCGAGGCGCTCGAGAAGATGAACGGGTTTGACCTTGCTGGTCGTCCGATTCGCGTGGGACTTGGAAACGATAAGTTTACCCCCGAATCAACCGCCAACCTGCTGCAGAGATTCCAGGGCCAGAACCAACAGTTCCAGGGATCCTCGTTTTCTGGTGCCGGTGGCCGAGGCCCCCCGACATCGAATTTTGACCGTGCTGGTGCTAGGGACAACGAGAAGGGCACGGGCGCAAGTGCCTTGGACGACACCGACGTTGCCGGAGTCAACTTTAACAACTACAGCCGCGATGCCCTCATGAGGAAGCTGGCCCGAACTGACGAGCCTATCAGCGCCCCCAGTGATCGACAGGTCGCCAAGCCCAAGACTGAGATCAAGCCCAATCTCGGCATCAACGTCAACATGGCTAGCCGCTGTGTGGTTCTCCGTAACATGTTTGATCCTGCCGA GCAAGAAGGCGAGGACTGggccaaggagctggaggaagaggttcgtcaggaggctgaggagaagtATGGGCACGTTGTCCACATTTCCCTCGATCCCAACTCTCCCGGCGACATCTACTTGAAATTTGACAAGGTCCAGGGCGGGGAGAATGCGATCAAGGGTCTGAACGGCCGGTACTTTGACGGAAGAATGATCACGGCTGCGCCTGTTGTAGACGCGGTCTACAGCAGTTTGTTCTCTCGCGTCAAGGCCATCTAA